Part of the Zonotrichia albicollis isolate bZonAlb1 chromosome 2, bZonAlb1.hap1, whole genome shotgun sequence genome, gaaaagtGCAACAGATGGACTGAGTGAGCTTGAAACAGCCAACAGTAGATAATatcctaaaatattttcattaatcaTTGCTAAGAATTTCAAAGCAAAAGCTCATGAGAAACAATTAGTGCCAGGGGAAAGCTGTTTCTCAGTCACACACTTTTCTTTCCCTATAAACCTACATTGACATTTCTCTTTCTAAAGAGATTATGGTGTGAAGTGTAGGAGTGCTGCAATTATGAAACAGTGAAATAGAGAGTGTTCTTTCTGCCCAGCTAAGGCATCCCTGTCCAGACAATTCATCCCTGAAGCAGCACAGATGCCAGAGGTCAGAGTTACAGTGAGACACAAAGAGCTCTCCCTACTGGACAGGCATACTATGTCATCCCAGCACTGAAATGAGCAGCAGGAAGGATGAAAAGGGAGTGGGAAAGTGAGGAGCTACAGATTAGGTCTGGGAAGTCTTAAAATAACAGTGAAGAAAAACCTACTATGTCTTCCTCCTAGGATGCAAGTTCTGTTTTGACTTCCTGTCCTCTAGAAGTTACTATCTTTTCACCTTATGTCTGTTGAGAAAAGGTGATGAGTGAAAGGAAATTAGGAGACAGCCACTAACAGTAAGAGCATTATGTCTTCAAAACAAGTTCTTTTCCTCATAAGGATCAATGTACCATATTTTCATATGCATGGTGGGAAGCCATTATGAGTTGCAAAAGACTGTAAAGAACAACATCTGAAATGAGCAATTATCATCCCTTACATGTTAGGAGCTTTTCTCTCAACAGTCTGCTAGGCTGAGGGGTGGGAAGGTGCTACTTCAGAGAAGTGAAAATCCCTTCATTTAAGACATGTAAAGATAGATTGCATAAAACACTAAAGACTAAATTGGAAGAAACAAtcctgcccttgtgccaagggtATGGATTTGCCAAGCAAATCTGGCACTCTGAGACATTTACAGATCCCAGTAACACCATCTGTCCGTATGTCCTTTCCCTCTAACCCATTCATGAAGAGCTCCCTAGTCTTTCATTTCTCCAGCTGTCCTTCAGAGGAATGACCTCTTCCACATGTATTCCAACTGCCTGTGAAAACACACCCCACTTATTTCTCTTGATGTGTGCTCCTACACAAACTATGCTGGCCAGCTTTCTCAGTGGattgttttcctctttccaCTGTTTGGTTCTCATGGAAGATTTTTGTCCCTTTCATATGTGCCTttcactgctctgcagctgtcTTTGCTCTGAGTGCTTAGCCAAAGCATTGCATCACCCTGTCCAGGGAGATGCAGGATATACAGTGTGTTTGGTTTGAACACCAGGATGGGATGTACCACCATAGAAGTGAGCAAAACCAGCTCCATGAATGCACAAATGACTCAGCTCTTCAGCAACTAGAACAAGCAGTTTCCATTTCCAGCCTGGGAGGGAGACTTCACCTGCCTTACTGTAAAACCACAGAAGCACCCGGAGGTTTTTTGCTCTTACCAGTGACCTCTCCTAAAAGTCTCCTTAGAGAGAGAAGGTCAGCTAACATGGCATTAAgcagtgagttttgtttctcaCGAGTCATAAATGAACCCTCATAAGCTTCACAGAAGCACATATGCTCCTGGGAATGCATTTCTTAGCTCCAATTTAAGCTTTGCTTATAATTTGAAGACTGCAATAAAATTTTGTCATCAGAAAATCAGGGTTTTTGATGTTCTTATTAGGAActatttactttaaaataattaGCAGAGAGAACAGTTGTTTTATTAGGCCTGTGAATTTCTTATCAGAATGATGGGGTTTTGGATAACATGTGAGTTTGGAAGGGTTCTGTTATGCCCTCAGGGCAATATAAATCCCTCAGAAGAAATAATGCAGCACTGGAAGAACATGGAAATGAGGTAaggcaaacagaaaaaatagaTAATTACATTAGAGAATATGCCAAGACAAAATGCACATCAAAGCAAAGTAAAATGAAGACTGTAAACTGACTTTCAGTTTATTATTTTTACCTTCCCATAAATCCACTGTCTGGAAAATATCTGTTGTTCTTACTCCGTAGATTTCAGCAGCTTTTAAGAACTGAGATATTTGTTCCATCTGCTTGAAAGCCATTTTTGATTCAGAGATCTTTGCAATAGGCTCATTTCCCTTTGGATGCAAACTGTTTATTAACTTGCATAACAGCTGAGAGATAAAGACAGAAACAAAATTAGAAAGCAGGCACCAAACTAGAAGGCAATTTGTGCTTATTAAGTGATGTTGCAAAATGCTTTTGGCCTGGCCAGTTTCTGTTAGGGACATAATTTCTtcagttaaaaacaaaaagtgaaTTGATAATAATCAAAGTGTATTAGAAAAGCATTAAAGCTTTCATTAAATGAGGCAAAAGCATAACCATATAAATCCTAATCTGCTAGAAACAGCAAAGCAATCACTGGTAGAGGTTATATAACAACTGACAGAGAAGAAGCCGAATGCCCAAGCCAAAAAATAAGCAATATCAATTGAAATGTTGTTAAAGTCACTTTGGCAGAGATTCAATGATTAGCATAGTCTTACAGCTGCTGCAAACAGCAGCATCTGCCTGTTGTTCAATAAACCAATGGAATACAATGTTTTAGCGACAGAATTATTCCCAAGAAGACAGTTATGACACAATCCTGTCCTTCAAATTTGCTATATCTCTTTGCCTTTCCTTGTCAACACTGATTTTTTCTTTAAGATAAAAGTATAcatcttgtttttaaaaaagatcTCATTTAACTGCATGAGAGAAAAAGCTGAAGGAATGAGTCATACTTATATATAAAACATGCATGACTCATAAGATTCATAAATATTGTACTGATCTCAGTGTACTAGTAGGATAATTTATATTCTGAGATTAAGACTCTTGgtcaaaaggaaataaatcagATCCTAAGATGTATATTTCTGCACTGACCATGAGCTCTGATCAATTTATCTAAATGAAGACAGAACACAGGAGCACTGTGCAGATAAAAACATTAAAGTGGGCAATTGGACAAAACACTCACTGTTCCATCCATCAACCAGGTCTGAAAATGTTGCCTTCCAGGAGGAGGGTGCTCTATCTGTTCTCCACACTGTACAATAATCCAGTTCACCAGTCTAGACTCTAATTCTGCATCGTATTTCTGTTCAATCTTTTCCTGAACTTCTCGGCTTAAGCCATAGCTTGGTCCTCTGTTAGCCATCTCTGGAAACAAGGGAGAACTTACTCAGTGGGCAGAGTCACAGTCCACATCTTTGAAGTATGCACAGGaaaattaaagaataaaagaataagCAGCCTGCCCTAAATGTTAGACAGTTGAACAGATGTTCATCAGCACTGCAAGTAACTGTATATGCACAGGGTTATAGCTCCACAGAACAGGGGAGGGATCAACGAGGGAATGTCCTTTTCCAAAAGCACAAATTAGCTACatcttttttaaaaggaaggaaaaaacagcagtcCCCCCTACCCAAAcacaaaaacagaaaaaagcaagATTTAAAACACAGTAGGTTTTAAAGAGAAGCTTCTACTATGTTTATAGAGAATACAATAGGGTTGTCAGATCAACATTACAGCTGCCTGCAAATCCAAAAGCACTTTAAAATTGCCTACCTAATACTTGCTAATAAGAAGAAGGTTGTGCATGGGAGCTCAAGCAATCCGATTAAAGATGCAGAGTCTTCCTCAGCAGAGATGCAAGGATGGATATCCAGAGATCAGCACACTGAAAAGCAAAGATGAATTTAAGAGATGCAGGCTGTCACaatgccctgctgctgctgcagcattgTGGTTTGAAGAACAGTATATTGATTTGATTTTCCTCACATATAGGGAGGGTCAGAGCAGGGGCGTTGCTAAGAGCCATTAAAGAGACCTGCCTCCTCAGTCACAGCCCAGGGAGCCTGTTTATCTCGCCCATCTGTGGTCTGTTTTCATGCATCTCTCCTCAGCCTTGCACTGCTCACCCCACTGGCTCAGATTTACTCCATCTAGTCTGCATCGACCCAAATTGCATCAAGCATCCCAGTAACAGATAGGCAGAAACACAAATAGAGGCACTCTGTTAAATGCATGTGACAGAAATTACCACACATCTAGTTTTTTTTTAGCCATAAGCCAGAAACAAaccttttttctccctgttctGCACCTCAATAACAGGCTGAGAGTGTGACAAATAATTTTTCCTATTCCCAGTTCAAATGCTGATAAAAAGTTTGAACAAGGGGACAATAGGATGAAAAGTGAAGGAAGAGAAGGCAGGTAGTAGAATATTATTATCGCCCTCTCATCAGTATATATTAGGCTATCAAATAGTGGAATGGTGTCCTGAAAAACAACTCAAACCACTGAAACCAAGGGGAAATCACGGAAAAGTAGCAAACCTACTATAAAGCACAAGGATTTTACTTTCTGCTGCTATGAGTCAGCTAACCTCCCGTGATAGAAAGGCAGCTATGCCCACGTACAGTCCTTTCAATTTTGATTATATCACTCATACAATGTAGAAGGGGAGAGAAGAGTTAAGATGAGACTTTTCTTGTGGTCTGATTTAATCctatattaaataaaatcacTTTGCCTCTTTCCGAGCTCTGCAAGACTGTCAAATATCTTTCATTCATGCTGCATTATCCACCCTAGTAGGAAATAGCTTCCTTTTAGCAAATGATTAATGTTCAGATTGATATGCAAGGAAGTTGATAAACCCAAGATGGACACATAGTCAgtttggcaaacaaaactcctgCTGCTgtattcagaaaggaaaaaaaaagggagaaaagcaaTACAGCTCCATGTATATCTGTTTCATTATGGGCTCTTCATCCATTACTTTCGCATTTTAAGATTCTGAATTCTCAGACTTATACTGCTTCTGATGCTGCTGGGCTTGAACAGACTCAAAAGATGAAAAATTTAATAGATGATCTAATTCATTTGTGTCCTCCACAGGCATTTCATTTAGTGCTTTCTCTTCTGTGCACTGGTAGCTCTAAATCCCTATGAAGCACTTGGTTACATAACTCAGAGCATGCTACGTGACAGGGCCACCGCTTGGGCACTTTCTGTCTCAGTGAACATGGGGCTGAAGACACAGCGGATGTGCAGGAACCAAGGCTGCAAGTCCAGCCTGGAGATCAGAGAAGGAACAGGCTGCAGCTGTAACAGGAATAGGTAGTATATTAATTTGACATCCTTTCCTTTCAAGCAGCTGTTAAGGGCTGGGCTTCACATCCTTTGGCCAGTGGCACAACCAATAAGATTTATTTTgcactttcatttctttttgtgttcGTCTGTTTAGAAGGGAGCTACTTAGGGTGCCTGGCAGTTTCTGGTAATCTGGTCACACCAGGGGGCTCAGTGCTCCTTGGCAACAAGATTTCGTGAAAGCCACCTACTTTTGCATCAACCTCTGTTTCCTAACTTCGGGGCAGGGATGAGTAATTTAACTCTCTGAAGATACAGAGCAGAGGTCTCACCCTTCACAGATGTTGGCTGTGCAATCTGTTCTCGAAGGACCATTCCACACTGGGAAAGCTTGAAAAGCTTGCCCACCAATATCAATTTTTAATAAACCTTTGAAAAACTCAGAAACAGCAGAGGATTGGAGAAATGCCAGCTCCCCACCAATAATTTCCAAAGTACCACTTAAACAAATCATAAGCCTGCTTTCTGTGCCATCAATCCTGGGGAAaacaatagattttttttttaaagtgataaTGTTGATGCAATTTACTAGATGCTCTGTAATATATTAGTTGGCTACTCCATGACATGTTGATTAGGGAACTAACCAATTCTGAAGCAACATGACACATTAGAGAGATTAAAGCTGGCTAACTAGTAGATCCTGTAATATGACTGTAACTGAAAAATCATTAATGATGGTGGAAATTTTATTCAGTTTGTACAAGAATATGTTCCCAGCCCTGAATTAGTTAATGTTATTAGAAGTCAATaacctccccctcccccccaccccGGGCTCCTAAGAAGATCCCAGCTCATGTGAGTAAGCAAAAAAGATAAACTTCTTTGAAAGCAGTCTATGT contains:
- the TAGLN3 gene encoding transgelin-3, whose protein sequence is MANRGPSYGLSREVQEKIEQKYDAELESRLVNWIIVQCGEQIEHPPPGRQHFQTWLMDGTLLCKLINSLHPKGNEPIAKISESKMAFKQMEQISQFLKAAEIYGVRTTDIFQTVDLWEGKDMAAVQRTLMALGSLAVTKDDGCYKGDPSWFHRKAQQNRRGFSEEQLRQGQNVIGLQMGSNKGASQSGMTGYGMPRQII